A region of Pseudomonas sp. Marseille-Q3773 DNA encodes the following proteins:
- the rlmM gene encoding 23S rRNA (cytidine(2498)-2'-O)-methyltransferase RlmM produces the protein MNTLFMHCRPGFEGEVCAEISEHAARLGIAGYAKGKPHSASAEFVCSEEGGAERLMGELRFNQLIFPRQWARGGYVELPESDRISVLQAHLAGFPVFGSLWLEVLDSNEGKELSTFCRKFEVPLRKALEKAGRLVDDASRPRLLLTFLSGRRVFAGVAPANNSALWPMGIPRLKFPREAPSRSTLKLEEAWHQFIPREQWAQRLGDDMTGVDLGASPGGWTYQLVRRGMLVTAIDNGPMAESLMDTGLVQHLMADGFTWQPKQPVDWMVCDIVEKPARTTSLIETWLGEGLCREAVVNLKLPMKQRYAEVRRLLERMEATFKARKVKVSIACKQLYHDREEVTCHLRRMDLKPR, from the coding sequence ATGAATACCCTGTTCATGCATTGCCGGCCCGGTTTCGAGGGCGAGGTCTGCGCCGAAATCAGCGAACATGCCGCCCGCCTGGGCATCGCCGGTTATGCCAAAGGCAAGCCGCACAGTGCCAGTGCCGAGTTTGTCTGCAGCGAGGAGGGCGGTGCCGAGCGCCTGATGGGGGAACTGCGCTTCAACCAGCTGATTTTCCCTCGGCAATGGGCCCGTGGCGGTTATGTCGAGCTGCCGGAAAGCGACCGTATCAGTGTGCTGCAGGCGCACCTGGCCGGTTTTCCGGTGTTCGGCAGCCTGTGGCTGGAAGTGCTGGACAGCAACGAAGGCAAGGAATTGTCCACCTTCTGCCGCAAATTCGAGGTGCCGCTGCGCAAGGCTCTGGAAAAGGCTGGTCGCCTGGTAGACGACGCCAGTCGTCCACGCCTGCTGCTCACCTTCCTCAGCGGCCGCCGCGTGTTCGCCGGCGTCGCCCCGGCCAACAACAGCGCGCTGTGGCCGATGGGTATCCCGCGCCTGAAATTTCCCCGCGAGGCGCCCAGCCGCTCGACCCTCAAGCTGGAAGAGGCCTGGCACCAGTTCATTCCCCGTGAACAATGGGCGCAGCGCCTGGGCGATGACATGACCGGTGTCGACCTGGGGGCCTCGCCGGGCGGCTGGACCTACCAACTGGTGCGCCGGGGCATGCTGGTGACGGCCATCGACAACGGTCCGATGGCGGAAAGCCTGATGGATACCGGGCTGGTCCAGCACCTGATGGCCGATGGTTTCACCTGGCAGCCGAAGCAGCCGGTGGACTGGATGGTGTGTGACATTGTCGAGAAGCCGGCGCGCACCACCTCGCTGATCGAAACCTGGCTGGGCGAGGGGCTGTGCCGCGAAGCGGTGGTCAACCTGAAATTGCCGATGAAACAGCGCTACGCCGAGGTACGGCGGTTGCTCGAGCGCATGGAGGCGACATTCAAGGCGCGCAAGGTCAAGGTGTCGATCGCCTGCAAGCAGCTGTACCACGACCGTGAGGAAGTGACCTGCCACCTGCGTCGAATGGACTTGAAACCGCGTTGA
- the tusA gene encoding sulfurtransferase TusA, which yields MTEFTPDAILDATGLNCPEPVMMLHQHVRDLAAGGLLKVIATDPSTRRDIPKFCNFLGHELLQQQENAGTFLYWIRKKAD from the coding sequence ATGACCGAATTCACCCCCGACGCCATCCTCGACGCCACCGGCCTGAATTGCCCGGAACCGGTGATGATGCTGCACCAGCACGTACGTGACCTCGCCGCTGGCGGCCTGCTCAAGGTCATCGCCACCGACCCCTCGACCCGTCGCGACATCCCCAAGTTCTGCAACTTCCTCGGTCACGAACTGCTGCAGCAGCAGGAGAACGCCGGCACCTTCCTGTACTGGATCCGCAAGAAAGCCGACTGA
- the pdxB gene encoding 4-phosphoerythronate dehydrogenase PdxB has translation MLIVADENIPLLDAFFQGFGEIRRYPGRSLDAASVKDADILLVRSVTKVDRQLLEGSRVRFVGTCTIGTDHLDLDYFAKAGIRWSSAPGCNARGVVDYVLGSLLTLAELDGVALPERVYGVVGAGEVGGRLVRVLHGLGWQVLVCDPLRQAAEGGDYVSLDTLLQQCDVISLHTPLQRGGEHPTWHLLGQAQLARLRPGAWLINASRGPVVDNHALRELLLEREDVHAVLDVWEGEPQVDLQLADLCTLASPHIAGYSLDGRQRGTAQIYQALCRFLGVAEQVQLGDLLPRPPLAQIELDADADPAWALVTLCRAVYDPRRDDADFRRSLSDDPQQQRAAFDQLRKQYPPRREIEGLAVRLRGESPQLAQLVSALGGVLV, from the coding sequence ATGCTGATAGTTGCCGACGAAAACATCCCGCTGCTCGATGCTTTCTTCCAGGGTTTCGGTGAAATTCGCCGTTACCCTGGCCGAAGCCTCGATGCCGCCAGCGTCAAGGACGCCGACATTCTGCTGGTGCGCTCGGTGACCAAGGTCGACCGCCAACTGCTCGAAGGCAGCCGCGTGCGCTTTGTCGGCACCTGCACCATCGGCACCGACCACCTGGACCTGGACTACTTTGCCAAGGCCGGCATCCGCTGGAGCAGCGCCCCGGGGTGCAACGCCCGGGGTGTGGTCGATTACGTGCTGGGCAGTCTGCTGACCCTGGCCGAGCTGGATGGCGTGGCGCTGCCCGAGCGGGTGTATGGCGTGGTGGGCGCCGGTGAGGTGGGTGGGCGCCTGGTACGGGTACTGCACGGCCTGGGCTGGCAGGTGCTGGTGTGCGACCCGTTGCGCCAGGCCGCCGAGGGCGGCGATTACGTCAGCCTCGATACTCTCCTGCAGCAATGCGATGTGATCAGCCTGCATACCCCGCTGCAGCGTGGCGGCGAGCACCCGACCTGGCACTTGCTGGGCCAGGCGCAACTGGCACGACTGCGCCCGGGCGCCTGGTTGATCAATGCCAGCCGCGGCCCGGTGGTGGACAACCATGCCCTGCGCGAACTGCTGCTCGAGCGTGAAGACGTGCATGCGGTGCTGGACGTGTGGGAGGGCGAGCCGCAGGTCGACCTGCAACTGGCCGACCTCTGCACGCTGGCCTCGCCGCACATTGCCGGCTATAGCCTCGACGGTCGCCAGCGGGGCACGGCGCAGATCTATCAGGCGTTGTGCCGCTTCCTGGGCGTAGCGGAACAAGTGCAATTGGGCGACCTGCTGCCACGCCCGCCGCTGGCACAGATCGAGCTGGATGCCGATGCCGACCCGGCCTGGGCCTTGGTCACCCTGTGTCGCGCCGTGTACGACCCGCGGCGTGACGATGCCGACTTCCGCCGCAGCCTCAGCGACGACCCGCAGCAACAGCGCGCGGCATTCGACCAGTTGCGCAAGCAGTACCCGCCGCGGCGCGAAATCGAAGGGCTGGCGGTGCGCTTGCGCGGTGAATCGCCGCAGTTGGCGCAGCTGGTGAGTGCCCTGGGTGGGGTGCTGGTCTGA
- a CDS encoding ABC transporter transmembrane domain-containing protein, whose product MPEPVSPRQRRALRLGWQFLRPYRRQVLLALLALVITAAITLSMGQGIRLLVDQGFMTRSAHQLNQTIGLFLLLVLALAVGTFSRFYLVSWIGERCVADIRRAVFDHLLGLHPGFFEDNRSSEIQSRLTADTTLLQSVIGSSLSMFLRNALMVVGGVVLLFITNPKLTSIVVVALPLVLAPILLFGRRVRRLSRQSQDRVADVGSYVAETLGQIKTVQAYNHQAHDRRLFASTVEAAFAVARQRIAQRAWLITLVIVLVLGAVGVMLWVGGMDVIAGRISAGELAAFVFYSLVVGSAFGTLSEVIGELQRAAGAAERIAELLAASSAILAPSVARVLPQPRASGRIELQELVFAYPSRPSVAAIDGLSLTIEPGQTVALVGPSGAGKSTLFDLLLRFYDPQQGRILLDGEVITELDPDQLRRQFALVAQNPSLFRGTVEANIRYGRPEASLAEVEAAACGAHADAFIRQLPQGYQTPLGEGGIGLSGGQRQRLAIARALLVDAPILLLDEATSALDAQSEHLIQQALPSLMAGRTTLVIAHRLATVQHADRIAVIDKGKLVAVGTHRQLIEDSPLYARLAALQFTAG is encoded by the coding sequence ATGCCTGAACCGGTTTCCCCGCGCCAACGCCGCGCCTTGCGCCTGGGTTGGCAGTTCCTTCGCCCCTACCGTCGCCAGGTGCTGCTGGCCTTGCTGGCCCTGGTGATCACCGCAGCCATCACCCTGTCCATGGGGCAGGGCATCCGCCTGTTGGTGGACCAGGGTTTCATGACCCGCTCCGCGCACCAGCTCAACCAGACCATCGGCCTGTTCCTGCTGTTGGTGCTGGCCCTGGCAGTAGGCACCTTCAGCCGCTTCTACCTGGTGTCATGGATCGGCGAGCGCTGCGTGGCTGACATCCGGCGGGCTGTGTTCGACCACCTGCTCGGCTTGCACCCTGGGTTTTTCGAAGACAACCGCAGCTCGGAAATCCAGTCGCGGCTGACCGCCGACACCACGTTGCTGCAGTCGGTGATCGGTTCATCGCTGTCGATGTTCCTGCGCAACGCGCTGATGGTCGTCGGCGGCGTGGTATTGCTGTTCATCACCAACCCCAAGCTCACCAGCATCGTGGTCGTGGCCCTGCCGCTGGTGCTGGCGCCGATCCTGCTGTTCGGCCGACGGGTTCGCCGCCTGTCGCGGCAGAGCCAGGACCGCGTGGCCGACGTGGGCAGCTACGTGGCCGAAACCCTCGGGCAGATCAAGACCGTGCAGGCCTACAACCACCAGGCGCATGACCGCAGGCTGTTCGCCAGTACGGTGGAGGCGGCGTTCGCCGTGGCCCGGCAACGCATCGCCCAGCGTGCCTGGCTGATCACCCTGGTGATCGTGCTGGTGCTGGGCGCGGTGGGCGTGATGCTGTGGGTAGGCGGCATGGACGTGATCGCCGGGCGTATTTCCGCGGGCGAACTGGCCGCCTTCGTGTTCTACAGCCTGGTCGTCGGCAGTGCCTTCGGCACCCTCAGCGAAGTGATCGGCGAACTGCAGCGGGCGGCGGGCGCAGCCGAGCGCATCGCCGAACTGCTGGCGGCCAGCTCTGCAATCCTGGCGCCCAGCGTGGCACGGGTGTTGCCGCAGCCACGGGCCAGCGGGCGTATCGAGCTGCAGGAGCTGGTGTTCGCCTATCCGTCACGGCCATCGGTCGCGGCGATCGATGGCCTCAGCCTGACCATCGAGCCGGGGCAGACCGTGGCGCTGGTCGGGCCCTCGGGGGCGGGCAAGTCGACCTTGTTCGACCTGTTGCTGCGTTTCTACGACCCCCAGCAAGGGCGCATCCTGCTCGACGGCGAAGTGATTACCGAACTGGACCCCGATCAACTGCGCCGGCAGTTCGCCCTGGTGGCGCAAAACCCCTCGCTGTTTCGTGGCACGGTCGAGGCCAATATCCGCTATGGGCGGCCCGAGGCGAGCCTGGCCGAGGTCGAGGCAGCGGCCTGCGGTGCCCATGCCGACGCCTTCATCCGGCAACTGCCGCAGGGTTACCAGACCCCGTTGGGCGAGGGCGGCATCGGCCTGTCTGGCGGCCAGCGGCAGCGCCTGGCCATCGCCCGGGCGTTGCTGGTCGATGCGCCGATCCTGTTACTGGACGAAGCCACCAGCGCCCTCGACGCGCAAAGTGAACACTTGATCCAGCAGGCGCTGCCCAGCCTGATGGCCGGGCGTACCACGCTGGTGATCGCTCACCGCCTGGCCACGGTGCAGCATGCCGACCGTATCGCCGTCATCGATAAGGGCAAGCTGGTGGCGGTGGGAACGCATCGCCAGTTGATCGAGGACAGCCCGCTCTATGCACGGCTGGCGGCGCTGCAGTTCACGGCGGGCTAG